CCGGTCTCCCAGAGCCAGTCGGAAGCTGTTTCGGCGTAGTCGCGAAAGCGCTGTTCACTTTCGCGCAGCGCGACAAGTGTGTTTTCCAGGCGTTCCCTAGCTGCGTGTTGCTCGGTCACATCCATATGTGTTCCGATCAGCTCGCTGACGTTGCCATCGCTGCCGACCACCACGTGCGCAACGGAGTGTATGCGTCTTATCCCGCCATCCGGTAGAAGGATACGAAAATCATATTCGAACCGCCGCTCCTTGTGTTCAATCGCCTGGCGCTGCACCTCCTGTAGCCGCGGCAAGTCGTCCGGATGGATGCGCGATCGAATGGTCTCGATCGATATCGGCTCTTGTGGGCTAAAGCCGAACAGACGATCGACCTCGGCGGACCGATATATGAAATCTAGACGGTAGACGTCCCAGGACCAGCTGCCCGTGTGACTGAGATGCTGAGCCTCGGCCAGATAGGCCTCGCTGCGGCGCAGCTGCTGTTCTGCTCGCCTCGCCGCCGTGATATCCGTAGCTGCCCCAACAAACTCGATGTCACCAGAGGCTGTTCTCGTCGCTCGCGCCTGCGCATGGATGTGCTTTACCGAGCCGTCCGGTAGCAGGAGCCGGTATTCGTGCTCGAAATCGCTCGGGTCTCGCATCGCGCGATCGATAAGTTCTTTAACTGAAGCCCTATCATCTGGATGAGTGCGCTCAACGACGAGCTGCGGCCCCGGCGGCACTGTGTCAGGATCTAATTGGAAAATGCGAAATGTTTCCTTTGACCAGAAGGCCTCGCCCGTAGTGGGGTTCCAGCTGAAGCTGCCTGTGTGACTCAATTCCTGCGCCTGGGCTAAATGTGCTTCGCTCCGCTGCAGGGCAAGTTCGGTCCGCCTTCGCTCCGTGATATCTTCGCAGGCGATAAGGACAATGGGCTGCTCATCGCCCCAAAGCATGGCTTTGGCGTTTTCACGTACCCACAACACCGAGCCGTCCTTCCTGACTTTCCGGACGTCCCAAGTGCGCGTTTGTCCGACATCCTCAAGGCACGTCCGAACGCATTCGCGAACGAAAGCGCGATCCTCCTCGAGAAATACGTCCAGCACTGATCGAGCGATCAGTTCAGCACGAGCATAGCCGAGTTGTGTCGCGCCGAGTGAATTGACGTTGAGGATAGTGCCGGCTTCATCGACCATGAAGTACATGGTGGGATTGTGCTCGAAGATGGCGCGCCACCGCTTTTCGCGATCCTCCAAATCGGCCGCACTCCGCTGAAGCTTGGCCGCAACGACACGCGCAGCCTCTCTTTCCTGGCGGAGCTTTCCGATCAGGTGCGCTCCCACAATCGAGGCGATAAAGAATGCAACAACCACCGGCAGATCTTGGGGGTCATCGATACGCAGGCTGAACGCCGGCGGCGCAAAGTAGTAAGCGAGAGCAGCGATGGCTATGATGCAAAGCGCGGACGACGCAATGAAGCTTCCCATCAACGAAAACAGCAAGACCACTAACAAATAGGCGAACGCCGTCGCGGCGAAATGGGCGTGAAGGTACAAGCAAGCCAGAGTTACCACGGCCAGCGCTATGCTGCCGAACGTAAGCTGAGGGGCTGAACGTTCTAAACTGCTGATCGGGCTACGCATTCTGATACCGTCCGGCCTCTTTTCTCCGGCGGGGGAGCTATAACATTTTAGGCAAAAATAGGGCAATACTCAGCACCAGCACCCGCTGGTGAGCGGTTCCGCTCGATTGCTTGGTGGTGAACTGAGCACGCGCAGAGAAAAATTGCATTACAGACGTACGTATAGTCGTCCTAAACCTTTCAATATGGCGCGGTGACACGCCTGCAATCGATGCTCAGGTGCCTGCTTTCCTCCGTTGCCGATAACTCCGGGCAGGCGCTCGAGGCTGCAGCCGGGATAACCAGCCGCAGGAGGACAGCGGCTGCAGTTCAGTCAAGACGTTGAGCCGGAACAATCAGGGGCGCCTGGCCGAACCGGAAAGAACAAAGACAAGCTGCCGAACCACTCATCTCGCCGGTACGATCGGTCATGCGGAAGAAAACGCAATGGTCATGTGCGGAGATACGAAGGCGAAGTTACGCGACTGCTTTGTATGTCCTGCGGCCTCACGCCTCGGTGCGGAGGACTTGCCTCCGGGGCGTTGGCCGGAACCGAGCGCGCGCGCAGCGACGCCGAACCGGCCTAGCCGTCTGCGACCCGCGACAGCTCTGTCAAGGTGCCATCTAATCCGTGCTGATCACACACCATCTGATCTAATGCGACAGCGCGGACCTTAACAAGGGAGTGAGTCGCGTCGCAGGATCGCTACCCACGTCGTTGGCCGGACGAGGCAAGCGCAGTGACCGCACACATGCGATTGTGCGCGGAGCAAGAACTAGCTTGTCAGGCCGACCCGTTCTGTCGCAGTCCTGATATCGGGCGCGGCAAATGTCGCAGAAGCGTTCAGATGGCTGGAAGCTTACGGTGAAAGACGCGCTTGAAAATGACTGGTAAAAAAGCCCGACTCTTTTGCTCGACGGGAATCTTTTCAGGGCGGCTGGCCCCGGGCGAGGTGGGGCAAGGGCTGCGCACTGGCGATCGCCCGTGAAAGTTCCGGCTCGTCAAGTCGGCTGTCTCGATTCAAACTACGAGAAATGTCGCTGCGCTTGCATTCAACCCGTCTTTGAATGGCGGCGGTCAGGATCCGGGACCTATCTCATCGTGTGTCGATAGTGGTGGAAACGTTGGGCTGGTTGAGCCGAGCTTGCAGCGTCGTGTGCTCGAGCTCGTCCTCCCACCAGGATACGAACACGGCGGCGACGCCATTGCCGGTGATGTTAGTAAGGGCGCGCACCTCGCTCATGAACTTGTCGATCGAAAATACGATTGCCATGCCCGGCACCAGCGCTGGGCTGACCACCGACAACGTCGCAGCGAGCGTGATGAAGCCCGCGCCGGTGACGCCGCTTGCTCCCTTCGACGTTAGCATTGCCACGAGCAGGATCGTGAGCTGCTGGCCAAAGGTGAGATCGACCCCGAGTGCCTGGGCAATGAACAATGTCGCAAGTGTCATATAGATATTGGTGCCGTCGAGGTTGAAGGAGTAGCCAGTTGGCACCACCAGGCCGACCACGGGCTTGGAGCAGCCCAGCCGTTCGAGCTTCTCCATTAATTGCGGCAGCGCGCTTTCAGAGGACGATGTGCCGAGCACGATCAAAATCTCGTCCTTGATATAGAGAATGAACTTGAAGATTGAAAAGCCGACGAGGCGCGCGATCAAACCGAGCACCACCACGACAAACAACGCCGCCGTCGCGTAAAACAGCGCGATCAGACCGATCAAATTGCCGAGTGCTGCCGGCCCGAACTTGCCGATAGTGAAGGCCATGGCCGCGAAGGCGCCGATCGGAGCCGCTTTCATGATGATAGCGATCACGCCGAACACCGCGTGCGCGACGTCGTCAATCATGCCTCGCAGTCGCTCCCCGCGGGTTCCTAGCGCCATCAGTGCAAAGCCGAATAGGATCGCGAACAGGAGAACCTGCAGAACATCGCCGCGGGCGAAGGCGCCGACTACGGTATCCGGAATGATGTTGAGAAAGAAATCGACGGTCTTCGAGGCTTCCGCCTGCTTGACGTAATTGGCGACCGCCGCCGCGTCCGGCTTGACCGCAAGGCCATGACCGATTTGGACCAGATTGCCCATAAGCAGGCCCAATACCAAGGCAAAACTGGAGACGATTTCGAAATAGACCAGCGCCTTGACGCCGACGCGCCCGACTTTCTTCGCATCCTGAATATGCGCAATACCAGATGTGACGGTGCAGAAAATAATCGGCGCGATCACCATCTTGATGAGCTTGATAAATCCGTCACCGAGCGCCTTGACCCAGTCGTTGGTCGCGACAGAGGGCCATAGGCAACCGACCATGGCGCCAATCAAGATCGCGATCAACACCTGCACGTAGAGAATCTTATACCAAGCTTGCGACGCGCGTGCGGGCGCCGCAGTTGCCATGGTGGTCATGACGCTTCCTTCCCGAATATACTCGAATGCGAGCCGCCGCGTCATTGAGAGACGACAGCGTCATACGAGACTCATCATTTTAGCCGTGTCCGATTGAAGACGGTTCCGAGAGCCGGCGCGTCGTTCCAAAGGCAGGCGTTTAGTTGCGTTATCCCTTCTCGTTAAGCAAGATATGCACCAGTTGCTAAAAGTGCGCCCGATTAAGCAGTCTCGGACAAACCGTCTGTCTCCGGGCGGTATCGGTTTGGGTGCTCGGCCCGCGTTCGCAAGGTCGAAACAAAAAGTCGCAGCGAGACGCGCAACTTGATCGGCTGAGCGCATTAGCGGAGTCCCGTCTCGGGATAGAAGCCCGAGCGTGATCGATATGCGCCAACTGCTGATGGATGCAACAGTAGATGAGATCGGTGAAATTGATAGTTTGGATCGCACTCATCCACGAGATGGAAGCCTTTTAGGAGCTCGATTGCGTGACAATATCTTGAATCGATGCACTGCCTTGTCGCTAGCGGCAAAGCTCGTCGTGCACGGGGCATTTGTCTCCAGCCTGCGCTAACGATGCGCATTAGGCAGGTTGGTCGTGATTCCGCCTTCGCTCTCGGCCCGCGCCTTCTGCCGCGTCGCAGAAGCAGCGTTACGATGATTACTCAGCTAGATCGTTCGCGTTGCTGCCAAGGGGCAGGCCTCCTGGATCCGTTTTATTATCGGCCCAACGAGGACGGTGTTTGAGCTACCGACAAACTACCTAGGCATCTCTGGCCGCATCAAATTCTGCCGTTCCGTTGCTTGACCGTGCCTGTCTGCTCGGCAACAGAGATGCCAGAAATCTGACATAGCGTTAGTTCCGCGCCACGGCGACGTCGACGTCTATGCGAATTTCTCCCATGTCGCGCATAGCGCGCCGCGCCGTTTGCACGCGGCACAGGAATTGCTGATTTCAAACGAGGAGGTGCCGCCGTCACCTGGATGGAGGCGGCCCTGTTACAGGAGTTGTCGATGAGACCTGCGACGCTGCTCTTGCTCGTAGAAACGACGCGCGTAAATGTGGCGGCCGCCATGAAGCGCGGCGCGACTAAAAGGCGACCCGCGCCACATGCCTGGGCGAGCCGGACGTGCAGGCGATCACTGGAACCGTAAGACGACCTGCTTTCACTTTTGGGCTGACGCACATGGATGTCTTTTCGGCAGAGATTGCGCAATCTGTTGCGCTCACGATTGAGCTAGCCGCCGTAACGACCGTGATCCTCCTCGTGATTGGTGTGCCCCTCGCTTGGTGGCTAGCGCGCTCAAAGACTCTTTTGAGTGAGGCGG
The genomic region above belongs to Bradyrhizobium arachidis and contains:
- a CDS encoding PAS domain S-box protein, with amino-acid sequence MRSPISSLERSAPQLTFGSIALAVVTLACLYLHAHFAATAFAYLLVVLLFSLMGSFIASSALCIIAIAALAYYFAPPAFSLRIDDPQDLPVVVAFFIASIVGAHLIGKLRQEREAARVVAAKLQRSAADLEDREKRWRAIFEHNPTMYFMVDEAGTILNVNSLGATQLGYARAELIARSVLDVFLEEDRAFVRECVRTCLEDVGQTRTWDVRKVRKDGSVLWVRENAKAMLWGDEQPIVLIACEDITERRRTELALQRSEAHLAQAQELSHTGSFSWNPTTGEAFWSKETFRIFQLDPDTVPPGPQLVVERTHPDDRASVKELIDRAMRDPSDFEHEYRLLLPDGSVKHIHAQARATRTASGDIEFVGAATDITAARRAEQQLRRSEAYLAEAQHLSHTGSWSWDVYRLDFIYRSAEVDRLFGFSPQEPISIETIRSRIHPDDLPRLQEVQRQAIEHKERRFEYDFRILLPDGGIRRIHSVAHVVVGSDGNVSELIGTHMDVTEQHAARERLENTLVALRESEQRFRDYAETASDWLWETGPDHQVTHLSEHTSAAGILATGLIGLLRWDIACDLEEEPEKWRQHRATLEAHLPFRDLVYRTVNRAGSPIYVRTSGKPFFDGKGNFLGYRGVSTDITATIRADQAEQELRRAQSELAHVTRVTTLGELTTSIAHEINQPLAAIISNADACLGWMGREAPNLSAARSSVEWIIEDAIRASEVIRRIRALAKKGEIEMAPLDINEVVKDVIALVTRELVSHRVTLRTELTAGLPRILGDRIQLQQVIINLVMNGIEAMDAVTERTRELLVQSSKDDVGHVHLAVTDCGVGIAENDADRVLDPFFTTKSTGLGMGLSICRSIVEAHGGRLSMVHKNGPGATFQFALPLYKEAVS
- the dctA gene encoding C4-dicarboxylate transporter DctA, with the protein product MTTMATAAPARASQAWYKILYVQVLIAILIGAMVGCLWPSVATNDWVKALGDGFIKLIKMVIAPIIFCTVTSGIAHIQDAKKVGRVGVKALVYFEIVSSFALVLGLLMGNLVQIGHGLAVKPDAAAVANYVKQAEASKTVDFFLNIIPDTVVGAFARGDVLQVLLFAILFGFALMALGTRGERLRGMIDDVAHAVFGVIAIIMKAAPIGAFAAMAFTIGKFGPAALGNLIGLIALFYATAALFVVVVLGLIARLVGFSIFKFILYIKDEILIVLGTSSSESALPQLMEKLERLGCSKPVVGLVVPTGYSFNLDGTNIYMTLATLFIAQALGVDLTFGQQLTILLVAMLTSKGASGVTGAGFITLAATLSVVSPALVPGMAIVFSIDKFMSEVRALTNITGNGVAAVFVSWWEDELEHTTLQARLNQPNVSTTIDTR